Proteins encoded together in one Janthinobacterium tructae window:
- the nrfD gene encoding NrfD/PsrC family molybdoenzyme membrane anchor subunit: MDSHITEIVNVTREAAWLPWAVQYFFLIGLSYGSFMLTLPYFVFGRKAYERLGRIALLASLVCGMTAPVALLADLHGPGRFYHFYIYFQPQSWMSWGSFFIPLYLGCLMLYAWLALRVDFATRGQGQDRLAFLYSLAGRGGAASRKAIVTAAAFTLLAAFVVGLYTGMEVMVVRARPLWFTPFLPAQFAATAFVGAVGLALLFNRFLPGREQALEVSLNRALALSLALVLALGGGWLFVSLSGVSASHSMAFTQVAGMPQWQFTAVWAVLSSIVPMALAIWRPATSGLVNGLIALHSAWMMRWTIFIGGQNIPKTGAGLYDYHLPMGNDGLLGIIGTAGLWIALLLLMLEFLPWAGRAIATRSRPAMATH; encoded by the coding sequence ATGGACAGCCACATCACCGAAATTGTCAACGTCACGCGCGAAGCGGCATGGCTGCCGTGGGCGGTGCAGTATTTTTTCCTCATCGGCCTCAGTTACGGCAGTTTCATGCTGACCTTGCCGTACTTCGTCTTTGGCCGCAAGGCGTATGAACGCCTGGGGCGCATCGCGCTGCTGGCGTCCCTCGTGTGCGGCATGACGGCGCCTGTGGCGCTGCTGGCCGACCTGCACGGGCCGGGCCGCTTCTATCACTTCTATATTTACTTCCAGCCGCAGTCGTGGATGTCGTGGGGCTCGTTCTTCATTCCTCTGTATCTGGGCTGCCTGATGCTGTACGCATGGCTGGCGCTGCGCGTGGACTTCGCCACGCGGGGGCAGGGCCAGGACCGTCTGGCTTTCCTGTACAGCCTGGCCGGGCGCGGTGGCGCCGCATCGCGCAAGGCCATCGTCACCGCCGCCGCCTTCACCTTGCTCGCCGCCTTCGTGGTGGGCCTGTACACGGGCATGGAAGTGATGGTGGTGCGCGCCCGTCCCCTGTGGTTCACGCCTTTCCTGCCGGCGCAATTTGCCGCCACGGCCTTTGTCGGGGCCGTGGGCCTGGCGTTGCTGTTCAACCGTTTCCTGCCGGGCCGCGAGCAGGCGCTGGAAGTATCGCTGAACCGCGCGCTGGCCCTGTCGCTGGCGCTGGTGCTGGCGCTGGGCGGCGGCTGGCTGTTCGTCAGTCTCTCCGGCGTGAGCGCCAGCCACAGCATGGCGTTTACCCAGGTGGCGGGCATGCCGCAATGGCAGTTCACGGCTGTCTGGGCCGTGCTGTCGTCCATCGTGCCGATGGCGCTGGCCATCTGGCGCCCGGCCACGAGTGGCCTGGTGAATGGCCTGATCGCGCTGCATAGCGCCTGGATGATGCGCTGGACGATTTTCATCGGCGGCCAGAACATCCCGAAAACGGGCGCGGGCCTGTACGACTACCACCTGCCGATGGGGAACGACGGCTTGCTGGGGATCATCGGCACGGCCGGCCTGTGGATCGCGCTGCTGTTGCTGATGCTGGAATTTTTGCCATGGGCGGGACGCGCGATTGCAACACGCAGCCGCCCTGCCATGGCCACGCACTGA
- a CDS encoding Ig-like domain-containing protein, protein MNWLALLVLSTVLAACGGGGGDPTLGTPGGANNGVASISLVASATTIVASGADGTEVTLTAIVKNTSNNALSGQTVAFTASSGTISNTTRVTDANGTVVEKLSVKGDATLRDITIQASSGGITSTPVVVKVVPVTSGIATLLLTSSGGTLASSGGTAVNVIAFVKDANNAIVPNASVTFSADSGALGATVVSTNAQGQATVSLNTGGDASLRTIKVSASAGAQTASTDISVSGTKLAVNAFSSINLKTSTDMVIKLVDSSGNALVGKPVAFSAQVNPLTVKGGGASPALTDNNGQLVLSYNAQSGTSDTITIKAQGDSLVMPVAINAANFTINAVSGANVALTTLATQTCYAISVHSDVAGTPQTGNVRFSTSRGAIYQDAGCATPLLAPLALVGGNAVAYVQAAGAGRTSLTARNESTGVSVQADVEFVAPLTPQASITLQADPAVIGANTAGSTSQRSSLRAIVRDGTAENNLVKNAQVGFTIQSDASGGSLSSPSVVMTDSDGMATVSYIAGQASTGVDGVVVQARLQGVSTSSVTAKLTVTKKSLFISAGSGNVLDGTDSSTYRKTYTVFVTDAAGNPVPDVIITAAAWPKEYYKGYLQFSTAALSWVRVPSVTCKNEDQNRNGMLDANEDENKNGFLDPGIPLNLSTGGKTDSSGTTTVTLTYPRDRANWLNVELTIRGNSSGTEATYVGYTLLPGLFSDFNRLDVSPPGMYSPYGQANVCSDSK, encoded by the coding sequence TTGAATTGGCTGGCTCTGCTGGTCTTGAGCACTGTACTGGCCGCGTGTGGTGGCGGTGGCGGTGATCCGACCCTGGGTACGCCCGGCGGTGCAAACAACGGCGTTGCCAGCATCTCGCTCGTGGCCAGCGCCACGACCATTGTTGCCTCAGGCGCCGATGGCACCGAAGTCACGCTGACGGCAATTGTCAAAAATACAAGCAATAATGCCTTGAGCGGCCAGACGGTCGCCTTCACTGCCAGTTCGGGTACGATCAGCAATACCACGCGCGTCACGGATGCCAACGGCACCGTGGTTGAAAAGCTCAGCGTGAAGGGGGACGCGACCTTGCGCGACATCACGATCCAGGCCAGCAGCGGCGGCATCACGTCCACGCCGGTCGTGGTCAAGGTGGTGCCAGTCACGTCCGGTATTGCTACCTTGCTGCTGACTTCCTCTGGCGGCACCCTGGCATCGTCGGGCGGTACCGCAGTCAATGTCATCGCTTTTGTCAAAGATGCCAACAATGCCATCGTGCCCAATGCCAGCGTGACGTTCAGTGCCGATTCGGGTGCGCTGGGCGCGACGGTGGTCAGCACCAATGCGCAAGGGCAGGCTACGGTCAGCCTGAATACGGGGGGCGATGCCAGCCTGCGCACGATCAAGGTCAGCGCCAGTGCCGGTGCGCAAACGGCCAGTACCGATATCAGCGTCAGCGGCACGAAACTGGCCGTCAATGCCTTTTCGTCGATTAACCTGAAAACGAGCACCGACATGGTGATCAAGCTGGTCGACTCCAGCGGCAATGCGCTGGTGGGCAAGCCGGTGGCTTTCAGCGCGCAGGTCAATCCGCTGACGGTGAAGGGTGGCGGTGCCAGCCCGGCATTGACGGACAATAACGGACAGCTGGTATTGAGCTACAACGCCCAGTCTGGCACCAGCGATACGATCACCATCAAGGCCCAGGGCGACAGCCTGGTCATGCCCGTGGCGATCAATGCAGCCAATTTCACGATCAACGCCGTCTCCGGTGCGAATGTCGCGCTGACAACGCTGGCAACGCAAACCTGCTACGCCATCAGCGTGCATAGCGATGTGGCCGGCACACCGCAAACGGGCAATGTCCGTTTCAGCACGTCGCGCGGCGCGATTTACCAGGATGCAGGCTGCGCCACGCCGTTGCTGGCGCCGCTGGCGCTCGTTGGCGGTAATGCCGTTGCCTACGTGCAGGCTGCCGGCGCGGGCCGCACCTCGCTGACCGCCAGGAACGAGAGCACGGGCGTGTCGGTCCAGGCTGACGTGGAATTCGTCGCTCCGCTCACGCCGCAGGCAAGCATCACTTTGCAGGCCGACCCTGCGGTGATCGGTGCCAATACGGCAGGCAGCACTTCCCAACGCAGCTCCCTGCGCGCCATCGTGCGCGATGGCACGGCGGAAAACAATCTCGTCAAGAATGCCCAGGTCGGCTTCACCATCCAGAGCGATGCCAGTGGTGGTTCCTTGAGCTCGCCGTCGGTGGTCATGACTGATAGCGACGGCATGGCCACGGTCAGCTATATCGCCGGCCAGGCCAGTACCGGCGTCGACGGCGTGGTCGTCCAGGCGCGATTGCAGGGCGTATCGACCAGCAGCGTCACGGCCAAGTTGACGGTGACGAAGAAATCGCTGTTCATCAGCGCCGGCAGCGGAAATGTGCTCGATGGCACGGACAGCAGCACCTATCGCAAGACCTATACCGTGTTTGTGACGGACGCTGCGGGCAATCCGGTCCCTGACGTGATCATCACGGCCGCGGCCTGGCCCAAGGAGTATTACAAGGGTTATCTGCAGTTTTCCACTGCGGCATTAAGCTGGGTTCGGGTGCCGAGCGTGACATGCAAGAATGAGGATCAGAATCGCAATGGCATGCTCGACGCGAACGAAGATGAGAATAAGAACGGCTTCCTCGATCCCGGCATCCCGCTCAATCTGTCCACTGGAGGCAAAACGGACAGTAGCGGCACCACCACCGTTACCTTGACTTATCCGCGCGACAGGGCCAACTGGCTGAACGTCGAATTGACGATTCGTGGCAACAGTTCCGGGACGGAGGCAACTTATGTCGGTTACACTTTGCTTCCGGGACTGTTCTCGGACTTTAACCGCCTGGATGTGTCTCCACCGGGCATGTATAGTCCGTACGGGCAGGCGAATGTTTGTAGTGATTCAAAATAA
- the dsrO gene encoding sulfate reduction electron transfer complex DsrMKJOP subunit DsrO, translated as MIESRRSFLRALPAVTIGAAIAPLPGKAATKGEGGQRWAMVVDVQKCIGCQACTVSCIMENAVPENSFRTVVSTYEVKEENRCGTYMLPRLCNHCANPPCIPVCPVGATFQRKDGVVVVDGDRCVGCAYCVQACPYDARFINHETGKADKCTFCAHRVDEGLLPACVETCVGGARIFGDLNDPESMVHQLLTENKVKVLKPEQGTQPHVFYLGLDTRFAGHVEGEATLWQPSKHGK; from the coding sequence ATGATTGAATCGCGCCGCAGTTTTTTGCGCGCCTTGCCAGCCGTTACCATCGGGGCGGCCATCGCGCCGCTGCCCGGCAAGGCTGCAACGAAGGGCGAGGGCGGGCAGCGCTGGGCGATGGTGGTCGATGTACAGAAGTGCATCGGCTGCCAGGCGTGCACGGTCTCCTGCATCATGGAAAACGCCGTACCGGAAAACAGCTTCCGCACCGTCGTCTCGACCTATGAAGTCAAGGAAGAGAACCGCTGCGGCACCTACATGCTGCCGCGCCTGTGCAACCACTGCGCCAATCCTCCCTGCATTCCCGTCTGTCCCGTGGGCGCCACCTTCCAGCGCAAGGATGGCGTTGTCGTTGTCGATGGCGACCGCTGCGTGGGCTGCGCCTACTGCGTGCAAGCCTGTCCGTACGACGCGCGCTTCATCAACCACGAGACGGGCAAGGCCGACAAATGCACATTCTGCGCGCACCGCGTCGACGAAGGCTTGCTGCCGGCCTGCGTGGAAACCTGCGTCGGCGGCGCGCGCATCTTCGGCGACCTGAATGACCCTGAAAGCATGGTGCACCAGCTGCTCACCGAGAACAAGGTGAAAGTGCTGAAACCCGAACAGGGTACCCAGCCCCACGTGTTCTACCTGGGATTGGACACGCGCTTCGCCGGCCACGTCGAGGGCGAAGCGACACTTTGGCAACCGAGCAAACACGGGAAATAA
- a CDS encoding pilus assembly protein PilP: MLSLKTASLWPLPVRLACATLAGTLVAALLHAAWLDGLVAAVQAAQDEEGRLRAGYLAAQARASQLPQWRAQRRQAGAELAQLEQQLPDPQAMALLLTDINAAGQSRGLQVSLFKPGAARPQTPYVALPIAIQLRGGYHAMGALLADLARLPRIVTVHELALTLGKDRLLTLDAVLHAYRLPEAGELAAQAALPPKTGAPAWRPLAAVAPQAYAAAALADPFGALPAASAPGQHGSVAGPDPRRVREPLESVALPAISMVGSVQQEGRLSALLLAGQRVYRVAVGQYLGPDHGRVTQMSEQALQYKELLPDAGGGWRERHGSLSLQKPGDARTSVPEATP, from the coding sequence ATGCTGAGCTTGAAGACCGCGTCGCTGTGGCCGCTACCCGTGCGCCTCGCTTGCGCCACCCTGGCCGGTACGCTGGTAGCCGCGCTGCTGCACGCCGCGTGGCTGGATGGACTGGTGGCCGCCGTGCAGGCGGCGCAAGACGAGGAGGGCCGCTTGCGCGCCGGGTATCTGGCGGCGCAGGCCAGGGCGAGCCAGTTGCCGCAGTGGCGTGCGCAGCGGCGCCAGGCTGGCGCCGAGCTGGCCCAGCTGGAACAGCAATTGCCCGACCCGCAGGCGATGGCGCTGTTGTTGACGGACATTAACGCCGCAGGCCAGTCGCGCGGCCTGCAAGTTTCGCTGTTCAAACCGGGCGCGGCCCGGCCGCAAACGCCGTATGTCGCCTTGCCGATCGCCATACAGTTGCGCGGTGGCTATCACGCCATGGGCGCGTTGCTGGCGGACCTGGCGCGCCTGCCGCGCATCGTCACGGTGCATGAGCTGGCCTTGACCCTGGGCAAGGATCGCTTGCTGACCCTCGATGCCGTGCTGCACGCGTATCGCTTGCCCGAAGCGGGGGAGCTGGCGGCGCAAGCGGCATTGCCTCCAAAGACCGGCGCGCCAGCATGGCGCCCGCTTGCCGCTGTCGCGCCGCAGGCGTACGCGGCCGCTGCCCTGGCCGACCCTTTTGGCGCCTTGCCAGCGGCAAGCGCGCCAGGGCAGCATGGCAGCGTGGCCGGACCCGACCCGCGCCGTGTGCGCGAGCCGCTGGAAAGCGTCGCCTTGCCGGCCATCAGCATGGTGGGCAGCGTGCAACAGGAAGGGCGCCTGAGCGCGCTGCTGCTGGCGGGCCAGCGCGTGTACCGGGTGGCAGTGGGCCAGTATCTGGGGCCAGACCACGGCCGGGTCACGCAGATGAGCGAACAGGCGCTGCAGTACAAAGAGTTGCTGCCGGACGCGGGCGGCGGGTGGCGCGAACGGCATGGCAGCCTGTCCCTGCAAAAGCCGGGTGACGCCAGGACCAGTGTGCCGGAGGCCACACCATGA
- a CDS encoding deoxyguanosinetriphosphate triphosphohydrolase yields the protein MLPEDFLAPYAAHSAQGQGRRFAEAPHASRSQFQRDRDRIIHSSAFRRLEYKTQVFLNHEGDLFRTRLTHSLEVAQVGRSIARNLRLNEDLVEAIALAHDLGHTPFGHVGQDVLNECMQAHGGFEHNLQSLRVVDTLEEHYGAFDGLNLMFETREGILKHCSLAHARELGPVAQRFIDRTQPTLEAQLTNLADEIAYNSHDIDDGLRSGLITIAQLEEVEFFGRLWRDVQQAFPGLSGRRAIYETLRRLITALADDLIVTSNALILDAAPRDVNEVRASAPLIRFSDAMRRDATDLKRFLRANLYRHYQVNRMRVKASRIVRELYDSFMAEPALLPPDYQVNGDDVSKQARKIADYIAGMTDRYAIREHRRLYSLDEL from the coding sequence ATGCTGCCCGAAGACTTCCTGGCTCCCTATGCGGCCCATTCGGCGCAGGGACAGGGACGTCGCTTTGCCGAGGCGCCGCACGCCTCGCGCAGCCAGTTCCAGCGCGACCGCGACCGCATCATCCATTCCTCGGCCTTCCGCCGCCTCGAATACAAGACGCAGGTGTTCCTCAATCACGAGGGAGACCTGTTCCGCACGCGCCTGACGCACAGCCTGGAAGTGGCGCAAGTGGGCCGCTCCATCGCACGCAACCTGCGCCTGAATGAAGATCTGGTGGAAGCCATCGCCCTGGCGCATGACCTGGGCCATACGCCATTCGGCCACGTGGGCCAGGACGTGCTCAATGAGTGCATGCAGGCGCACGGCGGCTTCGAGCACAACCTGCAAAGCCTGCGCGTGGTCGACACGCTGGAAGAGCACTACGGCGCCTTTGACGGCTTGAACCTGATGTTCGAGACGCGCGAAGGCATATTGAAACACTGCTCGCTGGCGCATGCGCGCGAACTGGGGCCCGTGGCCCAGCGCTTCATCGACCGCACGCAACCGACCCTGGAAGCGCAGCTGACCAATCTGGCTGATGAAATCGCCTACAACAGCCACGATATCGACGACGGCCTGCGTTCCGGCCTGATCACCATCGCCCAGCTGGAAGAGGTGGAATTCTTTGGCCGCCTGTGGCGCGACGTGCAGCAGGCATTTCCAGGCCTGTCGGGCCGGCGCGCCATCTACGAGACCCTGCGCCGCCTGATCACGGCCCTGGCCGACGATCTGATCGTCACGTCGAATGCCCTGATCCTCGACGCGGCGCCGCGCGATGTGAACGAAGTGCGTGCCAGTGCCCCGCTGATCCGTTTTTCGGACGCCATGCGGCGTGACGCGACGGACCTGAAACGCTTTTTAAGAGCAAACCTGTACCGCCACTACCAGGTCAACCGCATGCGGGTCAAGGCGAGCCGCATCGTGCGCGAACTGTACGACAGCTTCATGGCCGAACCGGCCCTGCTGCCGCCCGACTATCAGGTCAATGGCGATGATGTGAGCAAGCAGGCGCGCAAGATCGCCGACTACATCGCCGGCATGACGGACCGCTACGCGATCCGCGAGCACCGCCGGCTGTATTCGCTCGACGAGCTGTAA
- the aroKB gene encoding bifunctional shikimate kinase/3-dehydroquinate synthase AroKB has product MGAGKTTIGRILARKLGLRFVDSDHEIEARTGATIPWIFEIEGEASFRRREAEVIRDLSAQEGIVMATGGGAILNADSRAYLKERGTVVYLRASVSNILARTSHDKNRPLLQTADPRRKLEELTSQREPYYMEVADIVIDTGRPNVQSMVQTILMQLASLECEASPNCVIHAEPSMNEQSKMLLSVDLDERSYPIAIGPGLLADADALLRHISGHKVAIVTNTTVAPLYLGRLQAALASDGREVICIVLPDGEEYKNWASLMQIFDALLANKCDRKTTLVALGGGVIGDLTGYAAASYMRGIGFVQVPTTLLAQVDSSVGGKTGINHPLGKNMIGAFYQPRAVIADTSTLETLPARELSAGLAEVIKHGAIIDAAFFDWIEANMAKLMARDKGALAYAIARSCEIKADVVRQDEREGGLRAILNFGHTFGHAIEAGLGYGHWLHGEAVGCGMVMAADLSCRMGYIDQVAVERLRKLVAAAGLPVKAPDLGVARWLELMEVDKKNEGGAIKFILLKPLGSPCITSAPHELVLATLAAGVQ; this is encoded by the coding sequence ATGGGCGCAGGCAAAACCACCATCGGGCGCATCCTGGCCCGCAAGCTGGGCTTGCGCTTTGTCGATTCCGACCACGAAATCGAGGCGCGCACGGGAGCGACCATCCCGTGGATCTTTGAAATCGAGGGCGAGGCCAGCTTTCGCCGGCGCGAGGCCGAGGTCATTCGCGACTTGAGCGCCCAGGAAGGCATCGTCATGGCCACCGGCGGCGGCGCCATCCTCAATGCCGACAGCCGCGCCTACCTGAAGGAACGGGGTACGGTCGTGTATCTGCGCGCCAGCGTCAGCAACATCCTGGCACGCACCAGCCATGACAAGAATCGTCCGCTGCTGCAGACGGCCGACCCGCGCCGCAAGCTGGAAGAATTGACGTCGCAGCGCGAGCCCTATTACATGGAAGTGGCCGACATTGTCATCGACACAGGCCGTCCTAACGTACAATCGATGGTTCAGACCATCCTGATGCAGCTGGCCAGCCTCGAATGCGAGGCTTCGCCCAACTGCGTCATTCATGCAGAGCCTTCGATGAACGAGCAATCCAAAATGTTGTTGAGCGTAGACCTCGACGAACGCAGTTATCCGATCGCCATCGGTCCCGGCCTGCTGGCCGACGCCGATGCGCTGCTGCGCCATATCAGCGGCCACAAGGTGGCCATCGTCACCAATACCACCGTCGCGCCGCTGTACCTGGGCCGCCTGCAGGCAGCACTGGCCAGCGATGGCCGCGAAGTAATCTGCATCGTCCTGCCGGACGGCGAAGAATATAAAAACTGGGCCAGCCTGATGCAGATCTTCGACGCGCTGCTGGCCAATAAATGCGACCGCAAGACTACCCTGGTGGCGCTGGGCGGCGGCGTGATCGGCGACCTGACCGGCTATGCGGCGGCCAGTTACATGCGCGGCATCGGCTTCGTGCAGGTGCCCACCACCTTGCTGGCGCAGGTCGATTCCTCCGTCGGCGGCAAGACGGGCATCAACCACCCGCTGGGCAAGAACATGATCGGCGCGTTTTATCAGCCGCGCGCCGTGATCGCCGACACCTCGACCCTGGAAACCCTGCCGGCGCGCGAGCTGTCGGCCGGCCTGGCCGAAGTGATCAAGCATGGCGCCATCATCGATGCCGCCTTCTTTGACTGGATCGAGGCGAACATGGCCAAGCTGATGGCGCGCGACAAGGGCGCCCTGGCTTACGCCATCGCCCGCTCGTGCGAAATCAAGGCCGACGTGGTACGCCAGGACGAGCGCGAAGGCGGCTTGCGCGCCATCCTGAATTTCGGCCACACCTTTGGCCACGCCATTGAAGCTGGCCTGGGCTACGGCCACTGGCTGCACGGCGAAGCCGTCGGCTGCGGCATGGTGATGGCGGCCGACCTGTCCTGCCGCATGGGGTATATCGACCAGGTGGCCGTGGAGCGCTTGCGTAAACTCGTCGCCGCCGCCGGCTTGCCCGTCAAGGCGCCGGACCTCGGTGTCGCGCGCTGGCTGGAACTGATGGAAGTAGACAAGAAGAACGAGGGCGGCGCCATCAAGTTCATCCTGTTGAAACCGCTGGGCAGCCCGTGCATCACGTCGGCGCCGCACGAACTGGTGCTGGCCACCCTGGCCGCCGGAGTGCAATAA